The following coding sequences are from one Buchnera aphidicola (Cinara confinis) window:
- the rplA gene encoding 50S ribosomal protein L1, which translates to MKKLSKKKKQNQQKIKKNKLYSAKNGINFLKQLKLAKFNESIDAAFYLNINTKKSEQNIRGSILLPHGTGKKSKIAVFATGKNAEIAKSLNVDAVGTEDLADIIKNKKIVFDIIIASPDTMKIVSKLGPILGPRGIMPNPKFGTVTEDIKKSIEEAKIGKVNYKNDKNGIIHSSFGKINFSEKKLYQNLQILFNAIKKSKNNQSKGIYCKKISLSTTMGPGITIDHLSL; encoded by the coding sequence ATGAAAAAATTATCTAAAAAAAAGAAACAAAATCAACAAAAAATAAAAAAAAATAAATTATATTCCGCAAAAAATGGAATAAATTTTTTAAAACAACTAAAACTTGCTAAATTTAATGAAAGTATCGATGCAGCTTTTTATCTGAATATAAATACTAAAAAATCTGAACAAAATATCCGTGGATCCATATTACTGCCACATGGAACAGGAAAAAAATCAAAAATTGCGGTTTTTGCTACAGGAAAAAATGCAGAAATAGCCAAATCATTAAATGTAGACGCTGTTGGCACCGAAGATCTAGCAGATATTATTAAAAATAAAAAAATAGTATTTGATATTATTATTGCATCTCCAGATACCATGAAAATAGTTAGTAAATTAGGACCTATTCTAGGACCGCGAGGTATAATGCCAAATCCTAAATTTGGAACTGTTACCGAAGATATAAAAAAATCAATAGAAGAAGCAAAAATAGGAAAAGTAAATTACAAGAATGATAAAAATGGGATAATACATAGTAGTTTTGGTAAAATAAACTTTTCTGAAAAAAAATTATATCAAAATTTGCAAATATTATTTAATGCTATTAAAAAATCTAAAAACAATCAATCTAAAGGAATTTATTGTAAAAAAATCAGTTTATCTACTACTATGGGTCCCGGAATAACTATTGACCATCTTTCTTTATAA
- the rplK gene encoding 50S ribosomal protein L11 translates to MIKKTNTKIKLQILSGMANPSPPVGPALGQKGVNIMEFCKIFNAKTAHLEKGIPTPVIITVFADKTFTFIIKTPPASILLKKEINIKTGSKKPKHEIIGTITKNKIYEIAKLKQQDMTGKNIEKIAKSIEGTAYSMGIKVIKE, encoded by the coding sequence ATGATAAAAAAAACAAATACAAAAATAAAGTTACAAATATTATCTGGAATGGCTAATCCCAGTCCTCCAGTAGGACCAGCATTAGGTCAAAAAGGAGTAAATATCATGGAATTTTGTAAAATTTTTAATGCAAAAACCGCCCATCTTGAAAAAGGAATTCCAACGCCAGTTATTATTACAGTCTTTGCAGACAAAACATTTACATTTATTATAAAAACTCCACCAGCATCAATTTTATTAAAAAAAGAAATAAATATTAAAACGGGATCTAAAAAACCAAAACATGAAATCATAGGCACCATAACAAAAAATAAAATCTATGAAATCGCTAAATTAAAACAACAAGATATGACAGGAAAAAATATCGAAAAAATAGCAAAATCTATTGAAGGAACTGCTTATTCTATGGGCATTAAAGTGATAAAGGAATAA
- the nusG gene encoding transcription termination/antitermination protein NusG — protein MCAKKKWYVLQSFSGFENRVAQSIKEHIKLKKLEDIIGKIMIPSEEVIEIKKGKRIKSDYKFFPGYILINMVMSNFSWHLIRDLPKVLGFIGGTSDKPAPISEKEINKILIKLKKIGNKPRPKTIFEPGENVRVNDGPFSDFNGVVETIDYEKNRLKVSVSIFGRSTPVELNFEQVEKNN, from the coding sequence ATGTGTGCAAAAAAAAAATGGTATGTATTACAATCTTTTTCCGGCTTTGAAAATCGTGTTGCACAATCAATAAAAGAACACATCAAATTAAAAAAATTAGAAGATATCATTGGAAAAATTATGATTCCTTCTGAAGAAGTGATTGAAATAAAAAAAGGAAAGAGAATAAAAAGCGATTATAAATTCTTTCCAGGCTATATATTAATTAACATGGTAATGAGTAATTTCAGTTGGCATTTAATTCGAGACTTACCAAAAGTTTTAGGTTTCATCGGAGGAACTTCTGATAAACCAGCTCCCATCAGTGAAAAAGAAATAAACAAAATTCTAATTAAACTAAAAAAAATTGGTAATAAACCTAGACCAAAAACTATTTTTGAACCTGGCGAAAATGTACGTGTTAATGATGGTCCTTTTTCAGACTTTAACGGTGTCGTTGAAACAATAGATTATGAAAAAAACCGATTAAAGGTTTCTGTTTCAATCTTTGGCAGATCTACTCCTGTTGAATTAAATTTTGAACAGGTAGAAAAAAACAACTAA
- the secE gene encoding preprotein translocase subunit SecE, translated as MYIRKIYKKYIHHHIEKIKWFNILLIFIIFLKNNSLPKKTNLNIVHIVINVLLIIFCICILFNTKIWKKCFIFLQESTRELNNIIVPKKIDSLKTTAIVIIITILLSLILWVLDNFLMHLISWII; from the coding sequence ATGTATATTCGAAAAATTTATAAAAAATATATACATCATCATATAGAAAAAATCAAATGGTTCAATATTTTGTTAATATTTATTATTTTTTTAAAAAATAATTCACTTCCAAAAAAAACAAATTTAAATATAGTACATATTGTAATAAATGTCCTCTTAATAATCTTCTGTATATGTATATTATTTAATACAAAAATCTGGAAAAAATGTTTTATTTTTCTTCAAGAATCTACAAGAGAATTAAATAATATTATTGTACCAAAAAAAATAGATTCCCTAAAAACTACTGCAATTGTCATTATTATTACAATACTATTATCATTAATTTTATGGGTATTAGATAATTTTTTAATGCATTTAATATCATGGATTATTTAG
- a CDS encoding methylenetetrahydrofolate reductase yields the protein MWHRKINLIKEKYNISNLKNKIKVSFEFFPPKNTIIDSLFINSIRELKNFNPDFFSVTHSVNTKNKKDTSIVVQEIRRIASNITVAPHLTSIGYTVMDLKNIAEKYWQDGIRNIIALRGDFPLKYQGPKIYAVDLIKQLKNVANFKIFVAAYPEIHPESINLKDDLMNLKNKMDVGAEHAITQFFFDVEKFLRFRDNCYKNNINIDIIPGILPILDIQQLEKFSNMTNVYVPKYILKKFHQHIKNNKKCISMSINIAVNIILKLYQEGIKKFHLYTLNRSELSLGICQRLGLL from the coding sequence ATGTGGCATAGAAAGATAAATTTAATTAAAGAAAAGTATAATATATCAAATTTAAAAAATAAAATAAAAGTTTCTTTTGAATTTTTTCCACCTAAAAATACTATAATTGATTCATTATTTATTAATTCGATAAGAGAATTAAAAAATTTTAATCCAGATTTTTTTTCTGTTACGCATAGTGTGAATACAAAAAATAAAAAAGATACGTCGATTGTAGTTCAAGAGATACGACGGATAGCTTCAAATATTACTGTAGCTCCTCATTTAACTAGTATTGGTTATACAGTTATGGATTTGAAAAATATTGCTGAAAAATATTGGCAAGATGGAATAAGAAATATTATTGCTCTACGAGGAGATTTTCCTCTTAAATATCAAGGTCCTAAGATATATGCTGTAGATTTAATAAAACAATTAAAAAATGTTGCTAATTTTAAGATCTTTGTTGCCGCATACCCTGAAATTCATCCAGAATCTATAAATTTAAAGGATGATCTTATGAATTTAAAAAATAAAATGGATGTTGGAGCGGAACATGCTATTACGCAATTTTTTTTTGATGTAGAAAAATTTTTACGATTTCGTGATAATTGTTATAAAAATAATATCAATATTGATATCATTCCAGGTATTTTGCCCATTTTAGATATTCAACAATTAGAAAAATTTTCAAATATGACTAATGTATATGTCCCAAAATATATTTTGAAAAAATTTCATCAACATATTAAAAACAATAAAAAATGTATTTCTATGAGTATTAATATAGCTGTTAATATTATTTTAAAATTATACCAAGAAGGGATTAAAAAATTTCATTTGTATACATTAAATCGTTCAGAATTAAGTTTAGGTATTTGTCAACGATTAGGGTTGTTATAA
- a CDS encoding argininosuccinate synthase codes for MKNDKKEIIVLAYSGGLDTSAIIPWIKENYNFDVIAFVADVGQSRSDLKNIKKKAILSGALDCYIADLRHEFVEKYVYPMLSVGALYEGNYLLGTAIARPIIAKAQVKYAHQINAIGLSHGATGKGNDQVRFELAYASLDSFLQVIAPWREWKFRSREDLLKYLQEKNISTTASISKIYSKDENIFHISTEGGILEDPWNIANDDCWTWTTNPYSAPNNPEKICLSIKKGCVISINGESLNPYNCLKKLNKLGSKHGIGRIDIVENRLVGMKSRGCYETPGGTIIFLALRALEQLVLDRESIQWKSKIALEMSTLIYDGRWFTPLKDALQKSSDVFSKFIEGEVVIELYKGSVIILKKRSCNSLYSSEYATFSDDQVYNQKDAQGFIRLFSLSSRIRMLKNKK; via the coding sequence ATAAAAAATGATAAAAAAGAAATAATTGTTTTAGCGTATTCAGGGGGACTAGATACATCTGCAATTATTCCATGGATTAAAGAAAATTATAATTTTGATGTTATAGCTTTTGTTGCTGATGTTGGCCAATCAAGAAGTGATTTAAAAAATATAAAAAAGAAAGCTATTTTATCTGGGGCTTTAGATTGTTATATTGCCGATTTAAGACATGAATTTGTAGAAAAATATGTTTATCCAATGTTATCGGTAGGCGCTTTATATGAAGGAAATTATTTATTAGGAACTGCAATAGCTCGACCTATCATAGCAAAGGCGCAAGTAAAATATGCTCATCAAATAAACGCTATCGGGTTGAGTCATGGAGCAACAGGAAAAGGTAATGATCAGGTAAGGTTTGAATTAGCTTATGCTTCCTTGGATTCTTTTCTTCAGGTGATAGCTCCTTGGCGTGAATGGAAATTTCGTTCTAGAGAAGATTTATTAAAATATTTGCAAGAAAAAAATATTAGTACTACCGCTAGTATTTCTAAAATATATAGTAAGGATGAAAATATTTTTCATATTTCTACTGAAGGAGGTATTTTAGAAGATCCATGGAATATTGCGAATGATGATTGCTGGACATGGACTACAAATCCTTATTCTGCTCCAAATAATCCTGAAAAAATTTGTTTGTCAATTAAAAAAGGTTGTGTCATATCTATTAACGGAGAGTCGTTAAACCCGTATAATTGTTTGAAAAAATTAAATAAATTAGGCTCTAAACATGGCATTGGGCGTATTGATATTGTAGAAAATCGTTTAGTAGGTATGAAATCACGAGGTTGTTATGAAACACCTGGAGGAACTATTATTTTTTTAGCTCTTAGAGCATTAGAACAGTTAGTTTTGGATCGTGAAAGTATCCAATGGAAAAGTAAAATAGCTTTAGAGATGTCAACCTTGATTTATGATGGCCGTTGGTTTACTCCCTTAAAAGATGCGCTTCAAAAATCTTCAGATGTTTTTTCAAAATTTATTGAAGGCGAAGTAGTAATTGAATTATATAAAGGTTCTGTCATTATTTTAAAAAAACGTTCTTGTAATTCTTTATATTCTTCTGAGTACGCTACCTTTAGTGATGATCAGGTATATAATCAAAAAGACGCTCAAGGGTTTATTCGTTTATTTTCGTTATCTTCACGTATTCGAATGTTAAAAAATAAAAAATAA
- the argH gene encoding argininosuccinate lyase codes for MSLWGGRFTEVSQKQFKIFNRSLSVDYRLVEEDIESSIAWSKMLYETGVLTDQEQNLIEKTLSDILKHHTHDINSILSSDAEDIHSWLEKILIDKIGSLGKKLYTGRSRNDQIATNLKLWCKKKLRNIYLLIIQLQCKFLKQATIHLHTIMPGYTHLQRAQPITFSYWCLAYIEMFERDRKKVKQTLKNLDYSPLGCGAISGTSWFIDRKKLAKLMGFSNCTKNALDSVSDRDFILEILSVACISMMHLSRFSEDLIFYNSGEANFVCLSDSITSGSSLMPQKKNPDILELIRGKCSSVYGSLFSVFTLLKGLPLAYNKDLQEDKKNLFSALDTWEECLIMASVVLRNITVNIDICRVAAEKGYSNATEVADYLVNKGLSFRDAHDIVGKIVIEAINLNQSLVELDLLVYKKYHPFFSQDIYQILTLTSCLDKKNSYGGASFQQTQLAIVSVEKRLKKLKQYI; via the coding sequence ATGTCGCTTTGGGGCGGAAGATTTACAGAAGTTTCTCAGAAACAATTTAAAATATTTAATCGTTCCTTATCGGTTGATTATCGTTTAGTTGAAGAAGACATCGAATCTTCGATTGCGTGGTCAAAAATGTTATATGAGACTGGAGTTTTAACAGATCAAGAACAAAATTTAATAGAAAAAACTTTATCTGATATTTTAAAGCATCATACTCATGATATTAATTCTATTTTATCTTCTGATGCAGAAGATATACATAGTTGGTTAGAAAAAATATTAATAGATAAAATAGGTTCTTTAGGAAAAAAATTATATACAGGTCGAAGTAGAAACGATCAGATTGCTACTAATTTAAAGTTATGGTGTAAAAAAAAATTACGTAATATTTATCTATTAATTATTCAATTACAATGTAAATTTTTAAAACAAGCTACCATTCATCTGCATACTATTATGCCGGGATATACTCATTTACAAAGAGCTCAACCAATTACATTTTCTTATTGGTGTCTTGCGTATATTGAAATGTTTGAACGAGATAGAAAGAAAGTTAAACAAACATTAAAAAATCTTGATTATTCCCCTTTAGGGTGCGGTGCTATTTCAGGAACTTCGTGGTTTATTGATAGAAAAAAATTAGCAAAATTAATGGGTTTTTCGAATTGTACCAAGAATGCATTAGATAGTGTTTCAGATAGGGATTTTATTTTAGAAATTTTATCTGTTGCATGTATTAGTATGATGCATTTATCTAGATTTTCTGAAGATTTAATTTTTTATAATTCAGGTGAAGCTAATTTTGTTTGCTTATCTGACTCCATTACTTCCGGTTCTTCATTAATGCCTCAAAAAAAGAATCCGGATATTTTAGAGCTAATTAGAGGTAAATGTAGCTCGGTATATGGTTCTTTATTTTCTGTTTTTACTTTATTAAAAGGGTTACCTTTAGCATATAATAAAGATCTTCAAGAAGATAAAAAAAATTTATTTTCTGCATTAGATACCTGGGAAGAATGTTTGATAATGGCGTCGGTGGTATTAAGAAATATTACAGTAAATATTGACATTTGTAGAGTTGCAGCAGAAAAAGGTTATAGTAATGCAACAGAAGTAGCAGATTACTTAGTTAATAAGGGGTTATCATTTCGTGATGCCCATGATATTGTTGGAAAAATTGTTATAGAGGCTATAAATTTAAATCAATCTTTGGTAGAATTAGATTTATTAGTATATAAAAAATATCATCCTTTTTTTTCTCAAGATATTTATCAAATTTTAACTTTAACTTCTTGTTTAGATAAAAAAAATTCTTATGGTGGAGCATCTTTTCAACAGACTCAATTAGCTATAGTTTCAGTTGAAAAAAGATTAAAAAAATTAAAACAATACATTTAA
- the rpoD gene encoding RNA polymerase sigma factor RpoD: MEKKPHAQLKLLVSQGKEQGYLTYTEIHDHLPDDIINSDQIKNIIQMIKDFGIQVVEEARDAGNLILNETPTDTDEDAVEVAAQVLSNVEIELGRTTDPIRMYMREMGTVELLTREGEIDIAKRIEEGINQVQSSFSEYPEAISYLLALYHKVESGDMKLSEIISGFVDPNIENTLFPITTNEILNNINKKTEKIININNSSTDHEEENHIDPNIAKEKFLKLQTQYYITNYIIKTKNRNHKNAISAISELSEILKQFRLVPKQFDYLVENMRNFIKKIHIQENKIFHLCVNICKMPKNNFIKIFKNQETNQKWFYTAIKMNTPWSIKLSKYQKDIFKILKKLVNIEKKIGLTIKEAKEINKRMSIGEIKAKKAKKEMVEANLRLVISIAKKYTNRGLQFLDLIQEGNIGLMKAVDKFEYRRGYKFSTYATWWIRQAITRSIADQARTIRIPVHMIETINKLNRISRYMLQEIGREPTPEELSEKMLIPEDKIRKVLKIAKEPISMETPIGDDDDSHLGDFIEDTNLELPLESATSESLKTITHDVLAGLTAREAKVLRMRFGIDMNTDHTLEEVGKQFDVTRERIRQIEAKALRKLRHPSRSEILKSFLDDS; the protein is encoded by the coding sequence ATGGAAAAAAAACCACATGCACAACTTAAACTACTAGTCTCTCAGGGAAAAGAACAGGGATACCTTACGTATACAGAAATACATGATCATCTACCCGATGATATTATCAATTCTGATCAAATTAAAAATATTATTCAAATGATAAAAGATTTTGGTATTCAAGTGGTAGAAGAAGCTCGTGATGCTGGTAATTTAATATTAAATGAAACGCCAACTGATACAGATGAAGATGCAGTAGAAGTGGCAGCTCAAGTGCTTTCTAATGTTGAAATAGAATTAGGTAGAACAACTGATCCAATACGCATGTATATGCGTGAAATGGGTACTGTAGAGTTATTAACTCGCGAAGGAGAAATTGATATCGCAAAACGTATTGAAGAAGGTATTAATCAAGTACAAAGTTCTTTTTCTGAATATCCAGAAGCAATTTCATATCTTTTAGCTCTATATCATAAAGTAGAATCAGGAGATATGAAATTATCTGAAATCATTTCCGGATTTGTTGATCCTAATATAGAAAATACATTATTTCCAATAACCACAAATGAAATATTAAATAATATAAACAAAAAAACTGAAAAAATAATTAATATTAATAATTCTTCTACAGATCATGAAGAAGAAAATCATATTGATCCAAATATTGCTAAAGAAAAATTTTTAAAATTACAAACGCAATATTATATTACAAATTATATAATCAAAACAAAAAATAGAAACCATAAAAATGCTATTTCTGCAATCTCAGAACTTTCAGAAATCTTGAAACAATTTCGATTAGTACCAAAACAATTTGATTATTTAGTAGAAAATATGCGTAATTTTATTAAAAAAATCCACATACAAGAAAATAAAATTTTTCACTTATGCGTAAACATATGCAAAATGCCTAAAAATAATTTTATAAAAATTTTTAAAAATCAAGAAACCAATCAAAAATGGTTTTATACTGCCATTAAAATGAATACCCCTTGGTCTATAAAATTATCTAAATATCAAAAAGATATTTTTAAAATTTTAAAAAAACTTGTAAATATTGAAAAAAAAATAGGGTTGACAATTAAAGAAGCAAAAGAAATAAATAAGCGAATGTCGATTGGCGAAATAAAAGCAAAAAAAGCTAAAAAAGAAATGGTTGAAGCAAATTTAAGATTAGTAATATCTATAGCTAAAAAATATACTAACCGTGGACTACAATTTTTAGATCTTATTCAAGAAGGTAATATCGGCTTAATGAAGGCTGTAGATAAATTTGAATATCGTCGGGGATATAAGTTTTCAACTTATGCAACTTGGTGGATTAGACAAGCTATTACACGATCTATAGCCGATCAAGCAAGAACTATTCGCATACCCGTGCATATGATAGAAACTATCAATAAATTAAACCGAATATCACGTTACATGCTACAAGAAATCGGACGAGAACCTACTCCTGAAGAGCTTTCAGAAAAAATGTTAATACCAGAAGACAAAATTCGTAAAGTTTTAAAAATTGCAAAAGAACCAATTTCTATGGAAACTCCTATTGGTGATGATGATGATTCACATCTTGGAGATTTTATTGAAGATACTAACTTAGAACTTCCCTTAGAGTCGGCTACTTCAGAAAGCCTCAAAACTATTACGCATGATGTTTTAGCTGGATTAACCGCGCGAGAAGCTAAAGTATTACGTATGCGCTTTGGAATTGATATGAATACAGATCATACATTAGAGGAAGTCGGAAAACAATTTGACGTCACTAGAGAAAGAATACGTCAAATAGAAGCAAAAGCATTACGGAAATTAAGGCACCCAAGTAGATCGGAAATATTAAAAAGTTTTTTAGATGATTCTTAA
- the dnaG gene encoding DNA primase, with product MIEKIPQHFIEELLERTNIINLINSRIKLKKIGNNYQALCPFHQEKTPSFIINKKKQFFYCFGCKIHGNAIDFLMLYEQLNFLDSITELSSLNNLEIPYKKIKTKEAKKYFYIKKLHLLLSDISKIYQKNLFSSNNIAYQYLLQRGIKLKIIHKFLLGYASIKNNQIKSYLEKKKLESSIFSDSGLIITHKNNKLYDRFRQRVIFPIRDKYGKINGFGGRRINNLHQPKYLNSSETPIFYKNKNLYGIYELKNQNPNPKQILVVEGYFDVLSLAQYNIYAVALLGTIITVYHCKKLFQLSDNIIFCYDGDDAGKKANWTTLNLILPFLTDDRTVKFIFLPDNEDPSSLIFKEGKKEFKKRIKKSEILYAFLFNKISQNMQLGKIEDRIQLSKLILPLINKIPGKNIQIHLKKMLGEKTGILDTYQFRKLCDKAYTKKKINHISFVKKTTIRLLISLILQNPILAKEIKDTKKIKKFHILGIDIFVNLIKKLHKKPNLKTNQLIEYYRNSKLEKIFKYLIIWNNMIGKNKVYPTFFELLKKLKLQNLEYKYTSLLNKERKEGLNQLEKKKLWIISQKIVINNIKPCQ from the coding sequence ATGATAGAAAAAATTCCACAACATTTTATCGAAGAACTACTTGAACGAACTAACATAATAAACTTAATAAATTCACGAATTAAACTTAAAAAAATAGGAAATAATTACCAAGCATTGTGTCCTTTTCATCAAGAAAAAACACCATCGTTTATTATAAATAAAAAAAAACAATTTTTTTATTGTTTTGGATGTAAAATACATGGAAACGCTATTGATTTTTTAATGTTATATGAACAATTAAATTTTTTAGATAGCATTACAGAGCTAAGCTCATTAAACAATCTTGAAATTCCTTATAAAAAAATAAAAACAAAAGAAGCAAAAAAATACTTTTACATAAAAAAATTACATTTATTATTATCTGATATTTCTAAAATATATCAAAAAAATCTTTTTTCGTCTAACAATATCGCTTATCAATATTTACTTCAAAGAGGAATTAAACTCAAAATTATTCATAAATTTTTATTAGGTTATGCTTCAATAAAAAATAATCAAATAAAAAGTTATCTTGAAAAAAAAAAACTAGAATCGTCTATCTTTTCTGATTCTGGATTAATAATTACCCATAAAAATAATAAATTATACGATAGATTTAGACAACGTGTTATCTTCCCTATCAGAGATAAATATGGAAAAATTAATGGATTTGGAGGCCGTAGAATTAACAATCTACATCAACCAAAATATCTAAATTCATCAGAAACTCCAATATTTTATAAAAATAAAAATCTTTATGGAATTTATGAATTAAAAAATCAAAATCCAAATCCAAAACAGATCTTAGTAGTAGAAGGATATTTTGATGTTTTATCATTAGCACAATATAATATTTATGCGGTAGCTTTATTAGGAACAATTATCACTGTATATCACTGTAAGAAATTATTTCAACTCAGCGATAATATTATTTTTTGTTATGATGGAGATGATGCTGGAAAAAAAGCAAATTGGACTACACTAAATCTTATCCTTCCATTCTTAACTGATGATCGTACAGTAAAATTTATATTTTTACCTGATAATGAAGATCCTAGTAGTTTAATATTCAAAGAAGGAAAAAAAGAATTTAAAAAAAGAATAAAAAAATCAGAAATATTATATGCATTTTTATTTAATAAAATTTCTCAAAATATGCAATTAGGAAAAATTGAAGATCGTATTCAGTTAAGCAAATTAATTTTACCTTTAATAAATAAAATTCCAGGAAAAAATATACAAATACATTTAAAAAAAATGTTAGGAGAAAAAACGGGTATTTTAGATACATATCAATTTAGAAAATTATGTGACAAAGCATATACAAAAAAAAAAATTAATCATATATCTTTTGTAAAGAAAACAACTATACGATTGTTAATTAGTTTAATTTTACAAAATCCAATATTAGCAAAAGAAATTAAAGATACAAAAAAAATAAAAAAATTTCATATATTAGGAATTGACATTTTTGTAAATTTAATTAAAAAACTACACAAAAAACCTAATCTTAAAACTAATCAATTAATTGAATATTATCGAAATTCAAAATTAGAAAAAATATTTAAATATTTAATTATATGGAACAATATGATTGGAAAAAATAAAGTTTATCCAACATTTTTTGAGCTACTTAAAAAATTAAAATTGCAAAATTTAGAATATAAATATACTTCTTTGCTTAATAAAGAGAGAAAAGAAGGATTAAATCAGTTAGAAAAAAAAAAGTTATGGATAATTAGCCAAAAAATTGTCATTAATAATATTAAGCCATGTCAGTGA
- the rpsU gene encoding 30S ribosomal protein S21: MPIIKVRENEPFDVALRRFKRSCEKAGILAEIRRREFYEKPTTERKRAKASAIKRLAKKIARDHSKRTRMY; encoded by the coding sequence ATGCCTATTATCAAAGTACGCGAAAATGAACCATTTGATGTTGCGTTGAGAAGATTTAAAAGATCATGCGAAAAAGCAGGAATTTTAGCAGAAATTCGTAGAAGAGAATTTTACGAAAAACCAACAACTGAACGTAAACGTGCAAAAGCTTCTGCTATTAAAAGATTAGCAAAAAAAATAGCTCGAGACCATTCTAAACGTACTCGAATGTATTAA
- the tsaD gene encoding tRNA (adenosine(37)-N6)-threonylcarbamoyltransferase complex transferase subunit TsaD, with translation MKILGIETSCDDTSVAIYDDQLGIIFHKTWNQTKIHSKFGGVVPELAARCHLSQLNYLIKEIFLELFNYNIKKLKNNIIDAIAYTAGPGLVSSLLVGATVGCSLAFSLGIPYIPVNHIEGHLLSPMINKKFPVFPFIALLISGGNTQLIHAVSLGQYKILGQTVDNAVGNVFDYIAKLLGLGFPGGKQLSLLAQYGIYKKYIFPRPMTKYYNLNFSFSGLQTHTEQVFYKSTKTFQEKANISRAFEEAIIDTLIIKSQYAIKKIKLNSLVVCGGVSANTTLRKKFNSVMKRNNGKIYFSEKKFSTDNAAMIAYVGYLRYKLGLYSTDLSIQVYPNWLINESNLLNIKY, from the coding sequence ATGAAAATTTTAGGTATAGAAACATCTTGTGATGACACATCGGTTGCTATTTATGATGATCAGTTAGGAATTATTTTTCATAAAACTTGGAATCAGACTAAAATTCATTCTAAATTTGGAGGTGTGGTCCCTGAACTAGCGGCAAGATGTCATTTAAGTCAATTAAATTATTTAATAAAAGAAATTTTTTTAGAATTATTTAATTATAACATAAAAAAATTGAAAAATAATATTATTGATGCAATTGCATATACAGCTGGACCGGGATTAGTTAGCTCTTTGTTAGTTGGCGCCACTGTCGGTTGTAGTTTAGCTTTTTCTTTAGGAATACCATATATACCAGTTAATCATATAGAAGGTCATTTATTATCACCTATGATTAATAAGAAATTTCCAGTTTTTCCTTTTATTGCTTTATTAATATCAGGCGGTAATACACAGTTAATTCATGCAGTTAGTTTGGGTCAATATAAAATTTTAGGACAAACTGTAGATAATGCTGTGGGAAATGTATTTGATTATATAGCTAAATTATTAGGATTAGGTTTTCCAGGAGGAAAACAATTATCTCTTTTAGCGCAATATGGTATTTATAAAAAGTATATATTTCCTCGTCCGATGACTAAATATTATAATTTAAATTTTAGTTTTTCTGGTTTACAAACGCATACAGAGCAAGTATTTTATAAGAGTACAAAAACATTTCAAGAAAAAGCAAATATTTCTAGAGCTTTTGAAGAAGCTATAATTGATACATTAATTATAAAATCTCAATATGCTATTAAAAAAATAAAATTAAATTCTTTGGTTGTTTGTGGTGGAGTTAGTGCGAATACTACCCTACGAAAGAAATTTAATTCTGTAATGAAAAGAAATAATGGAAAAATTTATTTTTCTGAAAAAAAATTTAGCACAGATAATGCTGCAATGATTGCATACGTTGGATATTTAAGATATAAGTTAGGTTTATATTCTACTGATTTATCTATTCAAGTTTATCCAAATTGGTTAATTAATGAAAGTAATCTACTAAATATAAAATATTAA